A region of the Culex quinquefasciatus strain JHB chromosome 1, VPISU_Cqui_1.0_pri_paternal, whole genome shotgun sequence genome:
ACGGTCAATTTCAATCGAACGGAGCTTAATGGCGGTTTGTTCACCAAAAAGCGTCAAAGGCATGGCTagaatttgggtcattttgtgtACTAAATGTGGGTCAAATGTGGGAGAAGGGAGGGAATACTATTCTTGTTCTGTTTCACCCGGTGTTACTGTGTTGGGTTTTCTGTGtttatagtttttagttttaagtgtgTGTAGTAATCCTGCGTAGATAATACTCAGGCCCTCTGTATCTGTACGTTTGTTTACGGTATGGTTATTGTTCGTGATATGGCACATCTCTAGGATTGGTAGAGCTGTACCACGGTTGTGTTGGTCTAAGATTCTTACTTTTTTCGTGTCGAAAGAATGTTGTTTTGCGATGCTGTGCTCGAGCAAAGCTGTTTTCTGCCTCAGCTCGGCTATCTTGTAGTCGTCAGTGGTGTGTCCCGCCTGTAGCAGCTCGTCCAACCGTTTTATGTCGCTTCTGTGGCTCGACATCCTCGTTTTCAGCTGCGTTGTTGTCATCCCGATGTACGAACTCTCACATTCGTTGCATGGGATAGCATAGATGACGTTGGTGTGGTTCTCCGTGGGCACCTTGTCCTTCATGTTGCTGAAGAAGCTTGAGCCCACAGTGTTGGTGTTGCGGAAAGCTAACCGTACCTCCGGGTAGTCCTGCTTGAGTGTTTTGGCTATAGTTTGTGACAAGGTTGGGATGTTTGGTATGGATCGGTAGCAGATGTTTGTCTGCTGGTGGCTCGGTTCGGCTTGTtgcgtttgttgttgttgttgttggttgccGTTGCTGGAACGGTTACATAGCTGGCAGTTGATGAGTCGACGCCGAAGGGGTTTTGGGTAATGATTGATTTCTAGCTCCCTGTCCACGATCTTCATTTTTCCCGAGTGTTTAAGTTGGTAGACAGTTTGTCTACACGTTGTATGAAGTTCATAGCTGTATTGACCTTCTGGCTCGTGGTGTGGCAGGAGAAGAAGTCCAGAAAACGACCACTCGAAATTGGCTTTCGGTACCATTCCGTCCGGATCTGTTGGGCTTCGGTGCGGACCAATACCATGTCCAGATACGGCAGTCTCCTGTTTTCTTCTAGCTCGTAGGTGAATTGGATGTGTTGGCTGTAGCTATTGAATGAGTCTTGGACGTGTTTCAACTTGTTCAGGGGGAAGCGCTACGATCAGGTCGTCGACGTACTTCTTGAGCACTGGTGGTTGAAAATCGAGCTTTTTGACGACGGCGTGCATCAGATTCTCCATGACGAGATCGGCTAGTGGGGACGACAGGGGGTTACCCATGGCAGTTCCAAAAATTTGTGAATAGAACTTTCCCTCGAATGTGAAGTAGCATGATTTCATGATGAACTCGATGATTTCCAACATGATTTCCAGGTTTATGTTGGTGTGTTTCTGTATGTCGCTCCAGTTGAACGTGACATCGCGTCGAACAAGTTCGAAGGGAATGCACGTGAAAAGAGAAACAACGTCCAGGGATACCAACACATAGTCAGCTGGGAGGGTGATGCCGTTGATGTAGTCACAGAAGCTGTAGGAGTCCCTTATGTTGTAGGTGCTTTGCAGTGAGCTCTGCAGTATCTGTCCAACGAACTTTGAGAGAGTGTAGGTGGGTGCTGTCATGTTTGGAACTACTGGTCGTAGTGGTAATCCAGCTTTGTGAGCTTTGGGTTGCCCGTAGATTCTTGGGCATAAAGCTTTTCTGGACATTAGCTCATTCTCTAACCGATCGTTTATGGCATCTAGTCGTTTCAAACGCTTAACAATCTCGTTGTTCTTGCTCTGGATACTTGATGTTGGGTCGCGATTGGCCGTGGCGTATGTCTTGGTGTCCGAGAGTAGAGCTAGCATCTTAGACTTGTAGTCGTTGCCGTTCATAATCACGGTTTTATTGCCCTTGTCAGCTTTTAGTACGACAAGCTCTTTGTGCGTTCGCAGAAACTCTCTCGTGGCTTTCGCACTCGTTTTGAGAAATTGTGCTAATGGTGTGGGTGGTTATCAATTTACCCaaaaccccaaaaataacaagaaAACAAACCGTTTTTGTAAGTAACCAACAGTATTTTCCCACCTAAAACAAGCACTAatagttaaaaacaaaaaaaaaaaatattttttagaatcctTGAAAAAGGCAATAAATTTGCCGAAACGTCGGAAATTGAAACAATACATTGTTTTCACTGCTAAATGACTGAAAGCCGAAAACCAAATCCAAAAGTGTTgactgtgatcaaaatttctagaaaaaaacaatgtaaatggtctgagtttgtaaacaaaatgtgtatcctgctcacgtcagtggatgtttacatttGGAGTGAGCATGGTTTGTTATGGCCTTCCGCCcgatgtcagccaacatatttcgcagggacAGTGACAGCTCTTTGTTTTCATCAGTACACTCTGACGAGGAGTTGCTCATTTCTGAGTAAAGTCTAATTTCCAGGGCCCAAAAACCCAGGAAAAGTACTTTGgaaatattcataaatttgtttcttgAGAAGGGGTTTTCTGATCGATTCGGTGATTTGGCTGCGTCATTTGACGACGTccagttttaaaaatgtatcattTATTTACTCCTTATCAATCGAATCATCCCGCGG
Encoded here:
- the LOC119771094 gene encoding uncharacterized protein LOC119771094, producing the protein MNGNDYKSKMLALLSDTKTYATANRDPTSSIQSKNNEIVKRLKRLDAINDRLENELMSRKALCPRIYGQPKAHKAGLPLRPVVPNMTAPTYTLSKFVGQILQSSLQSTYNIRDSYSFCDYINGITLPADYVLVSLDVVSLFTCIPFELVRRDVTFNWSDIQKHTNINLEIMLEIIEFIMKSCYFTFEGKFYSQIFGTAMGNPLSSPLADLVMENLMHAVVKKLDFQPPVLKNYSQHIQFTYELEENRRLPYLDMVLVRTEAQQIRTEWYRKPISSGRFLDFFSCHTTSQKVNTAMNFIQRVDKLSTNLNTREK